One Streptomyces sp. V4I8 genomic window carries:
- a CDS encoding phospholipid carrier-dependent glycosyltransferase, giving the protein MAVAMVTTAVQQSPTIDEPVYVGTAAEYLHERRLVHNPEHPPLGKLVVGIGVALADPRVDPSFTGDQGRLGRHLLYELGNDPWRLTLFARLPMIVLTLSFGLIVFTFARELAGAVGGLAALGLYAFSPDVIAHGSLATLDVPAAGFVLAAVWLLWRARRRPRGYVPLAGVALGAALATKMSALAVVPVVLALTVLSVWCARPSAEPRRRALVRAFAGAGVVALAAIAVVWASYLVVDPRLRWAPQQHVPVVHGLRGLVVDLLPFPEAYRDGMRIQFGFENYPWQGFLFGRLYTGSLWYYLSAALLVKTPLGMLALWAAGVVTPVAVRRLRPAAPYLLVPAAVLLAAAMLGSRDFGTRYAVFVPMFLAVAAGCAVSVRWRWAPVAVGALVLLVAVSSLRTYPYYLPYSNEAFGGPAKTHLRLHDSNVDWGQDLGRLSDRLRERYAGERVWLVYKGSGVPSFYGIHAADPRKVPAHEVRGLLVVSDSSVAKATGRLAELIDSSRPIDTVGHSITLYRR; this is encoded by the coding sequence ATGGCCGTCGCGATGGTGACGACCGCTGTGCAGCAGTCTCCGACGATCGACGAACCGGTGTACGTGGGCACGGCGGCCGAGTATCTGCACGAGCGCCGGCTGGTGCACAACCCCGAGCATCCGCCGCTGGGAAAGCTGGTCGTCGGTATCGGCGTCGCACTGGCCGATCCGCGGGTCGATCCCTCCTTCACCGGCGACCAGGGCCGGTTGGGGCGGCATCTGCTGTACGAGTTGGGGAACGACCCGTGGCGGCTGACGCTGTTCGCGCGGCTCCCCATGATCGTCCTGACTCTCTCGTTCGGGTTGATCGTTTTCACCTTCGCCCGTGAACTGGCCGGTGCGGTGGGTGGATTGGCCGCACTCGGCCTGTACGCCTTCTCCCCCGACGTCATCGCCCATGGCTCGCTCGCCACCCTGGACGTCCCGGCGGCCGGGTTCGTGCTGGCGGCGGTCTGGCTGCTGTGGCGGGCCCGTCGCCGACCGCGTGGGTACGTGCCGCTCGCCGGAGTGGCGCTCGGTGCGGCCCTGGCGACGAAGATGAGCGCGCTGGCGGTGGTCCCGGTGGTGCTGGCGCTCACCGTCCTGTCGGTGTGGTGTGCGAGGCCGTCCGCCGAGCCCCGACGCAGGGCGCTGGTACGGGCGTTCGCGGGCGCCGGCGTCGTGGCGCTGGCCGCGATCGCCGTCGTATGGGCGTCGTATCTGGTGGTCGATCCGCGGCTGCGCTGGGCGCCGCAGCAGCACGTGCCCGTCGTGCACGGACTACGGGGACTCGTGGTGGATCTGCTGCCGTTCCCGGAGGCCTACCGGGACGGGATGCGCATCCAGTTCGGCTTCGAGAACTACCCGTGGCAGGGCTTTCTGTTCGGCCGGCTCTACACGGGCTCGCTCTGGTACTACCTGTCGGCCGCGCTGCTGGTGAAGACGCCGCTCGGCATGCTCGCCCTGTGGGCGGCGGGTGTCGTGACGCCGGTGGCCGTACGGCGGCTGCGGCCCGCGGCGCCGTACCTGCTGGTGCCGGCCGCCGTGCTGCTCGCCGCGGCCATGCTCGGGTCGCGGGACTTCGGCACGCGGTACGCCGTCTTCGTGCCGATGTTCCTGGCGGTGGCGGCGGGCTGTGCGGTCTCGGTCCGGTGGCGGTGGGCGCCGGTCGCGGTGGGGGCGCTGGTGCTGCTGGTCGCGGTCAGTTCGCTGCGGACGTACCCGTACTACCTGCCGTACTCCAACGAGGCGTTCGGCGGTCCGGCGAAGACGCATCTGCGGCTGCACGACTCGAACGTCGACTGGGGTCAGGACCTGGGCCGGCTCTCGGACCGGCTGCGCGAGCGGTATGCGGGCGAGCGGGTCTGGCTCGTGTACAAGGGCAGCGGAGTGCCGTCCTTCTACGGCATCCACGCCGCCGATCCACGCAAGGTGCCCGCCCATGAGGTGCGCGGACTGCTCGTCGTGTCCGATTCCTCGGTGGCCAAGGCGACCGGGCGGCTGGCCGAATTGATCGACAGCAGTCGTCCGATCGATACGGTCGGCCATTCGATCACCCTCTATCGGCGGTGA
- a CDS encoding phosphatase PAP2 family protein — protein MPSSAGQHTAAATMRRRGFLKTSLGASAGVLAAPTFVSWLAAADAKAATAPAAFVDDYKSNVLTNLTPETNAVVRVLGGMAEVWKTGAAWNTGTPLRPDVLRANMRYCARVTQARTEAQAREAFVHDRQHQSYAMIGGLGPLADLYRSGAKAVTSITSAPDTTPATTISDAVPAGAPAGSAIGAGSYDSELGKVAKLVDTVRGPFASGNPGKYAFQYPRPWRMNENSEVVDTGRTDALGFPVYDSEVVVVTQLLRQRGTSPTDDGGFPSGHTNAFHLAALAFAYAVPERFQELVTRAFELSHTRIMSGMHSTVDVIGGRIMATALAAAALADPANADLKAAARAQALAYFTRQTGTTADTLFAHAHSDASDAYADRDANERALTPRLTYVLEREGRSKPFTVPKGAEVLLETRQPYLSADQRREVLRTTALPSGYVLLDGFEQWGRLNLFVAADGYGAFDTDVTVTLDAAAGGFGAADSWRNDIRGEGGLTKRGTGALTLTGHNRYHGGTVVEAGVLVAGSANALGQGDVRVEGGTLRADKVLRVRGSYVQDGDTTLELLLRKNHGPALEVSRRVVLGRGSVLSLRLDAERPPVAGTTVPVIDASQLRGQFDRIELNSDELRAVPVYTAEGLSVRLLKR, from the coding sequence ATGCCGTCATCCGCCGGGCAGCACACCGCCGCAGCCACCATGAGACGACGGGGGTTCCTGAAGACCTCCCTCGGCGCCTCGGCCGGCGTCCTGGCCGCCCCCACGTTCGTCTCCTGGCTGGCCGCCGCGGACGCGAAGGCCGCGACCGCCCCCGCCGCGTTCGTGGACGACTACAAGTCGAACGTCCTGACGAACCTGACGCCCGAGACCAACGCCGTGGTGCGGGTCCTCGGCGGTATGGCCGAGGTGTGGAAGACCGGCGCCGCCTGGAACACCGGCACGCCGCTGCGGCCCGATGTCCTGCGCGCCAACATGCGCTACTGCGCCCGCGTCACGCAGGCGCGCACCGAGGCGCAGGCCAGGGAGGCCTTCGTCCATGACCGTCAGCACCAGAGCTACGCCATGATCGGCGGCCTCGGCCCGCTGGCGGACCTGTACCGCTCCGGCGCCAAGGCGGTCACCTCGATCACCAGCGCCCCGGACACCACCCCGGCGACCACGATCAGCGACGCCGTCCCGGCCGGCGCCCCCGCCGGTTCCGCGATCGGCGCGGGCTCGTACGACTCGGAGCTCGGCAAGGTGGCCAAGCTGGTCGACACCGTGCGCGGTCCGTTCGCCTCCGGCAACCCGGGCAAGTACGCCTTCCAGTACCCGCGTCCGTGGCGCATGAACGAGAACAGCGAGGTCGTCGACACCGGCAGGACCGACGCGCTCGGCTTCCCCGTGTACGACTCGGAGGTCGTGGTCGTCACCCAGCTGCTGCGGCAGCGGGGCACGTCCCCGACCGACGACGGCGGCTTCCCCAGCGGCCACACCAACGCCTTCCACCTGGCCGCGCTGGCCTTCGCGTACGCCGTGCCCGAGCGCTTCCAGGAGCTGGTGACCCGGGCCTTCGAGCTCAGCCACACCCGGATCATGTCGGGCATGCACTCCACGGTCGACGTCATCGGCGGCCGGATCATGGCGACCGCGCTGGCCGCCGCCGCCCTGGCCGACCCGGCGAACGCGGACCTCAAGGCCGCCGCCCGCGCCCAGGCGCTGGCGTACTTCACCCGGCAGACCGGCACCACGGCCGACACCCTCTTCGCCCACGCCCACTCGGACGCCTCCGACGCCTACGCGGACCGGGACGCCAACGAGCGGGCCCTCACGCCCCGGCTGACCTACGTGCTCGAGCGCGAGGGCCGCAGCAAGCCGTTCACCGTGCCGAAGGGCGCGGAGGTGCTGCTGGAGACGCGGCAGCCGTACCTGAGCGCCGACCAGCGCCGTGAGGTGCTGCGCACCACCGCGCTGCCCTCCGGGTACGTCCTCCTCGACGGCTTCGAGCAGTGGGGCCGGCTCAACCTCTTCGTCGCGGCGGACGGTTACGGCGCCTTCGACACCGATGTCACCGTGACGCTCGACGCGGCGGCCGGCGGTTTCGGCGCGGCGGACAGCTGGCGCAACGACATTCGCGGCGAGGGCGGTCTGACCAAGCGCGGCACCGGTGCGCTCACGCTGACCGGGCACAACCGGTACCACGGCGGCACGGTCGTCGAGGCGGGTGTGCTGGTCGCCGGGTCGGCCAACGCCCTCGGGCAGGGCGACGTGCGGGTCGAGGGCGGCACGCTCCGCGCGGACAAGGTGCTGCGGGTGCGTGGCTCCTACGTCCAGGACGGCGACACGACCCTGGAGTTGCTGCTCCGCAAGAACCACGGTCCGGCGCTCGAGGTGTCCCGGCGGGTCGTGCTGGGGCGGGGCAGCGTGCTGTCGCTGCGCCTCGACGCCGAGCGGCCGCCGGTCGCGGGGACCACGGTTCCCGTCATCGATGCGTCGCAGCTGCGTGGCCAGTTCGACCGGATCGAGCTGAACTCCGACGAGCTGCGCGCCGTACCCGTCTACACGGCGGAAGGTCTGTCGGTACGACTTCTGAAGCGGTAA